From a single Stackebrandtia endophytica genomic region:
- a CDS encoding ATP-binding cassette domain-containing protein, whose amino-acid sequence MSEPLLCTTDLVKHFRPPRSARRRGQDVIHALCGVSIRIDRGRTLGVVGESGSGKTTLLRTLLGLEQATAGTVEFAGRDVTDMKGAAGRKFRADVSVVFQDPYTSLDPRMTVSDLLRQPAKIQKQNFPATRVFDLLDQVKLPRASAGKFPHEFSGGQRQRIAIARALALEPSLIVLDEPVSALDVSVQAEIVGLLRELQEQREVSYLFVAHDLAVVADLSHEVGVMYGGQMVEHGATSQVLFEPSHPYTKALLAAVPVPDPRIERAKPPFLRPLWPTEDDQPDPCPHGGLL is encoded by the coding sequence ATGAGCGAACCACTCCTGTGCACCACGGATCTGGTCAAACACTTCCGGCCGCCCCGAAGCGCCCGCCGTCGAGGCCAGGACGTCATCCACGCGCTGTGCGGGGTGAGCATCCGCATCGACCGGGGGCGGACCCTCGGTGTGGTGGGGGAGTCCGGTTCCGGCAAGACGACCCTGCTGCGGACCCTGCTGGGGCTGGAACAGGCCACCGCCGGAACCGTCGAGTTCGCCGGTCGCGACGTGACCGACATGAAGGGTGCCGCAGGCCGAAAGTTCCGCGCCGACGTGTCGGTCGTGTTCCAGGATCCGTACACCTCGCTCGACCCGCGGATGACGGTCTCGGACCTGCTGCGGCAGCCGGCGAAGATCCAGAAGCAGAACTTCCCGGCCACCCGCGTCTTCGACCTGCTCGACCAGGTGAAGTTGCCGCGGGCCAGCGCCGGAAAATTCCCGCACGAGTTCTCCGGTGGACAGCGGCAGCGCATCGCCATCGCCAGGGCGCTCGCCTTGGAACCGAGCCTGATCGTGCTTGACGAACCGGTCTCGGCGCTGGACGTGTCGGTGCAGGCCGAGATCGTGGGGTTGCTGCGGGAACTACAGGAACAGCGGGAGGTCTCCTACCTGTTCGTGGCTCACGACCTGGCCGTGGTCGCCGACCTCTCCCACGAGGTGGGGGTCATGTACGGCGGCCAGATGGTCGAACATGGAGCGACCTCGCAGGTGCTGTTCGAACCGAGCCACCCCTACACGAAGGCACTGTTGGCGGCCGTACCGGTTCCCGATCCGCGGATCGAACGCGCCAAACCGCCGTTCCTCCGGCCACTGTGGCCCACAGAGGACGATCAGCCTGATCCCTGCCCGCACGGGGGCCTGCTCTAG
- a CDS encoding ABC transporter substrate-binding protein, with amino-acid sequence MTIDFVVATPHDAVEFNDVYRNTTGSAGYLACNNIYNRVVLNEWYDINPHADLATHWECLDGARRWRFHLNKAARWHDGVPVTAHDVAYTHSHAKEMGYTGGMFLGDVEQIVEVDDHTVDYHLSTPNSGFLLMLGNFIFAHILPAHLFEGTDWSTNPHNLNPIGSGPFRFAEWIPGDRIVMEAVKDHWGARPEIDRLIIKIVPDRDECVRMIARGEAHIVTQDTLTRDRLSLMDDAVDAEILKRRGPGMALLDFNHSSPMWRDERVRRAVAHAVDRSAIDELGDPGVSQSWPHYLLGSTEWAFNPDAVAPAHDVAKAEELLDEAGLTRDADGSRASLRLFYMDTFHGHRPLAQIVSDSLEQLGFTVTFEGLSSVDWARRVRTDGDFDLIVVGGAMAPDPEITRTKYSTGGKNNMAGHHNPDVDAAYAAARSATTLVERGEHYKRLQEIWARDTEWVPLFWYGTYYPRSTRFFGWADQLGYSIPWWHWGRIRPVTPDADSAQ; translated from the coding sequence ATGACCATCGATTTCGTGGTGGCCACTCCCCACGACGCCGTCGAGTTCAACGACGTCTACCGCAACACCACCGGCAGCGCCGGCTACCTGGCCTGCAACAACATCTACAACCGGGTCGTACTCAACGAGTGGTACGACATCAACCCGCACGCCGACCTGGCGACCCACTGGGAATGTCTGGACGGCGCCCGGCGGTGGCGGTTCCACCTGAACAAGGCCGCCCGCTGGCACGACGGCGTCCCGGTCACCGCCCACGATGTGGCCTACACCCACAGCCACGCCAAGGAGATGGGCTACACCGGCGGGATGTTCCTCGGTGACGTCGAGCAGATCGTCGAGGTCGACGACCACACCGTCGACTATCACCTGTCCACACCAAACTCCGGCTTCCTGTTGATGCTGGGCAACTTCATCTTCGCCCACATTCTTCCCGCGCACCTGTTCGAGGGCACCGACTGGTCGACCAACCCGCACAACCTCAACCCGATCGGGTCCGGCCCCTTCCGGTTCGCCGAGTGGATCCCTGGCGACCGGATCGTCATGGAGGCGGTGAAGGACCACTGGGGAGCCCGGCCGGAGATCGACCGGCTCATCATCAAGATCGTGCCCGACCGCGACGAGTGCGTGCGCATGATCGCCAGGGGCGAGGCGCACATCGTCACCCAGGACACACTGACCCGTGACCGACTGTCACTCATGGACGACGCAGTGGACGCGGAGATCCTCAAGCGGCGCGGGCCCGGCATGGCGTTGCTGGACTTCAACCACTCCAGTCCGATGTGGCGGGACGAACGGGTACGTCGGGCGGTGGCCCATGCGGTCGACCGCTCCGCCATCGACGAACTCGGCGACCCCGGTGTGTCGCAGTCCTGGCCGCACTACCTGCTCGGTTCCACCGAGTGGGCGTTCAACCCCGACGCGGTGGCCCCCGCGCACGACGTGGCCAAGGCCGAAGAACTGCTGGACGAGGCGGGCCTGACACGTGACGCCGACGGCTCACGAGCGTCGCTGCGGTTGTTCTACATGGACACGTTCCACGGTCACCGGCCCCTGGCCCAGATCGTCTCGGACTCCCTCGAACAACTGGGTTTCACCGTCACCTTCGAAGGGCTGTCCTCGGTGGACTGGGCCCGCCGGGTTCGCACCGACGGGGACTTCGACCTCATCGTGGTCGGTGGCGCGATGGCGCCCGACCCGGAGATCACCCGCACCAAGTACTCCACCGGCGGCAAGAACAACATGGCCGGACATCACAACCCCGATGTCGACGCCGCCTACGCGGCCGCCCGCAGCGCCACCACCCTGGTCGAGCGAGGTGAGCACTACAAGCGACTCCAGGAGATCTGGGCCCGCGACACCGAATGGGTGCCCCTGTTCTGGTACGGCACGTACTACCCGCGCAGCACCCGCTTCTTCGGATGGGCCGATCAGCTCGGCTACTCGATCCCCTGGTGGCACTGGGGCCGCATCCGGCCCGTGACCCCCGACGCCGACTCCGCCCAGTAG
- a CDS encoding ABC transporter substrate-binding protein, translating to MRELIVATPVDAVEFNDVYRNTTGSAGYMACNNIYNRVVLNEWYDINPHADLATHWECLDGARRWRFHLNKAARWQDGVPLTAHDVAYTHSHAKKMGYTGGMFLDDVVDIVEVDNHTVDYHLSTPNSGFLVMLGNFIFAHILPAHLYEGTDWATNPHNLKPVGSGPFRLVDWTPGEAVVMEAVKDHWGPQPEFDRLILKIVPDRDECVRMVARGEAHVVPQDTLTKDRMHLLEGATHAELVTFEGPGMALLDFNHAHSFWQDERVRRAVAHAVDRAPIDALADPGVSRSWPHYLLGSTEWAFNPDAKAPEHDLAKAEELLNEAGVARDADGSRGSLRMFYMDTFHGHLPLAQIVSDSLGQLGFDVSFEGLTSVDWAAKIRDAHDFDLIIVGGSMAPDPEITRTKYSSTGKNNMAGHRNPDVDAAYEAARSATTLAERGEHYKRLQEVWARDTEWVPLFWYGMYFPRTTNHFGFSDQLGWSVPWWHWGRVRPIEK from the coding sequence ATGCGAGAACTCATCGTGGCCACGCCGGTGGACGCCGTCGAATTCAACGACGTCTACCGCAACACCACCGGCAGCGCCGGATACATGGCCTGCAACAACATCTACAACCGCGTGGTGTTGAACGAGTGGTACGACATCAACCCACACGCCGACCTGGCGACCCACTGGGAATGCCTCGACGGAGCCCGGCGGTGGCGGTTCCACCTGAACAAGGCCGCCCGCTGGCAGGACGGTGTCCCGCTCACCGCCCACGACGTCGCCTACACGCACAGTCACGCCAAGAAGATGGGCTACACCGGCGGCATGTTCCTCGACGATGTGGTCGACATCGTCGAGGTCGACAACCACACGGTCGACTATCACCTGTCCACACCGAACTCCGGTTTCCTGGTCATGTTGGGCAACTTCATCTTCGCCCACATCCTTCCTGCGCACCTGTACGAGGGAACCGACTGGGCCACCAACCCGCACAACCTCAAGCCGGTGGGCTCGGGCCCGTTCCGGCTGGTGGACTGGACCCCGGGTGAGGCCGTGGTGATGGAGGCGGTGAAGGACCACTGGGGACCGCAGCCGGAGTTCGACCGGTTGATCCTCAAGATCGTGCCCGACCGCGACGAGTGCGTGCGGATGGTCGCGCGGGGCGAGGCCCACGTGGTACCGCAGGACACCCTCACCAAGGACCGGATGCACCTGCTGGAGGGTGCGACTCACGCCGAGCTCGTGACCTTCGAGGGCCCCGGCATGGCGTTGTTGGACTTCAACCACGCGCACTCGTTCTGGCAGGATGAGCGGGTCCGCCGTGCCGTCGCGCACGCCGTGGACCGGGCGCCGATCGATGCGCTGGCCGACCCCGGTGTGTCGCGGTCGTGGCCGCATTACCTGCTGGGTTCCACCGAGTGGGCGTTCAACCCCGATGCCAAGGCACCCGAGCACGACCTCGCCAAGGCCGAGGAACTGTTGAACGAGGCCGGAGTCGCCCGGGACGCCGACGGCAGCCGCGGCTCGCTGCGGATGTTCTACATGGACACCTTCCACGGCCACCTGCCGTTGGCTCAGATCGTCTCGGATTCCCTGGGGCAGCTCGGTTTCGACGTCAGCTTCGAAGGTTTGACCTCGGTGGACTGGGCGGCGAAGATTCGCGACGCTCACGACTTCGACCTGATCATCGTGGGCGGGTCGATGGCACCCGACCCGGAGATCACCCGCACCAAGTACTCCAGCACCGGTAAGAACAACATGGCCGGCCACCGCAACCCGGATGTCGACGCCGCCTACGAGGCCGCCCGCAGCGCGACCACATTGGCCGAGCGTGGCGAGCACTACAAGCGTCTCCAGGAGGTGTGGGCCCGCGACACCGAATGGGTGCCGCTGTTCTGGTACGGCATGTACTTCCCCCGCACCACCAACCACTTCGGATTCTCCGACCAGCTGGGATGGTCGGTGCCGTGGTGGCACTGGGGCCGGGTTCGCCCGATCGAGAAGTAA
- a CDS encoding ArsR/SmtB family transcription factor encodes MSAQPRELSHPTRDEIRLESVLHALSDPTRLHIARTIDQFGAAVTCSDIEVEVTKSTSTHHYRVLREAGVIRQTYQGTAKLNGLRRDDLDTRFPGLMTAILGVEDGE; translated from the coding sequence GTGTCAGCCCAACCCCGCGAACTGAGTCATCCGACCCGCGACGAGATCCGGTTGGAATCGGTGCTGCACGCCCTGTCCGACCCGACCAGGCTGCACATCGCCCGCACCATCGACCAATTCGGAGCGGCCGTCACCTGTTCCGACATCGAGGTCGAGGTCACCAAGTCCACCAGCACCCACCACTACCGGGTGCTGCGCGAGGCTGGCGTCATCCGCCAGACCTACCAGGGCACCGCGAAGCTCAACGGCCTGCGCCGAGACGACCTCGACACCCGTTTCCCCGGCCTGATGACCGCAATCCTCGGAGTGGAAGACGGCGAGTGA